The Streptomyces sp. NBC_01244 genome contains a region encoding:
- a CDS encoding type II toxin-antitoxin system Rv0910 family toxin, whose product MAEVTAESRIEASAAKLWSQLTDWDAYGQWSMTHTNFPKGGPETLAVGSTFAENMKMMGFPAEVLWTVSELEDERVFAITGKGPMGVAVLTRYTLIPDGGATTVRIDGEFTGAAVSLMAGKLKDSATAALNESLRKLSGLVA is encoded by the coding sequence ATGGCTGAAGTCACCGCGGAATCACGCATCGAGGCGTCCGCCGCGAAGCTCTGGTCCCAGCTGACCGACTGGGACGCTTACGGCCAGTGGAGCATGACCCACACCAACTTCCCGAAGGGCGGCCCCGAGACCCTCGCGGTGGGCTCCACCTTCGCCGAGAACATGAAGATGATGGGCTTCCCCGCCGAGGTTCTCTGGACGGTCTCGGAGCTGGAGGACGAGCGCGTCTTCGCGATCACCGGCAAGGGCCCGATGGGCGTGGCCGTCCTGACCCGCTACACCCTGATCCCGGACGGCGGGGCCACCACGGTCCGCATCGACGGCGAGTTCACCGGCGCCGCGGTCTCCCTCATGGCGGGCAAGCTCAAGGACTCGGCCACCGCCGCCCTGAACGAGTCGCTCCGCAAGCTCTCCGGCCTGGTCGCCTGA
- a CDS encoding PadR family transcriptional regulator gives MRSHGQHGHDHGHEHGRGHGHCGPDRREEFQGRRAAFGPFGPPFGGGPFGGRGGPRGRARRGDVRASILALLADRPMHGYEMIQEIGERSGGAWRPSPGSVYPTLQLLEDEGLITSASEGGKKLFTLTDAGRTEAESGPDAPWEQAGRGFDFEAMNEVRTAGFGLMEAYGQVFKTGTPEQREKALAVINDARKKLYLILADEH, from the coding sequence ATGCGTTCACACGGACAGCACGGACACGACCACGGACATGAGCACGGACGGGGTCACGGCCACTGCGGGCCGGACCGTCGGGAGGAGTTCCAGGGGCGGCGTGCCGCCTTCGGGCCGTTCGGGCCGCCCTTCGGCGGCGGGCCCTTCGGTGGGCGCGGCGGACCGCGCGGTCGGGCCCGGCGGGGTGATGTGCGCGCCTCCATCCTGGCGCTGCTCGCCGACCGGCCGATGCACGGCTACGAGATGATCCAGGAGATCGGCGAGCGCAGCGGCGGGGCGTGGAGGCCCAGCCCGGGGTCGGTCTACCCGACCCTGCAGCTCCTGGAGGACGAGGGCCTCATCACCAGCGCGAGCGAGGGCGGCAAGAAGCTGTTCACGCTCACCGACGCCGGCCGCACCGAGGCCGAGTCCGGCCCGGACGCTCCCTGGGAGCAGGCCGGCCGCGGCTTCGACTTCGAGGCGATGAACGAGGTCCGGACGGCCGGATTCGGCCTGATGGAGGCCTATGGCCAGGTCTTCAAGACCGGCACTCCCGAGCAGCGGGAGAAGGCCCTCGCCGTCATCAACGACGCCCGCAAGAAGCTCTACCTGATCCTGGCCGACGAGCACTGA
- a CDS encoding PhzF family phenazine biosynthesis protein, translating to MRIRIVDAFTDRPFGGNPAGVLLLEGGFPPDAWLQQVAAEVNLSETAFAHPLPPDGEADWALRWFTPAAEVDMCGHATLATAHVLATGGLATGTVRFSARCGILKVTAAEDGSLVMDFPTSSLTEVEPDAAVERALGATAKSVHDTSEHIGDLVVELADERAVRELTPDHAALRGYSRRGIIVTAVAEDPSRGYDFVSRGFFPAVGIDEDPVTGSAHTALAPFWARRLGRTELVGLQGGARTGLVRVRLLGDRTLLIGRAVTVVDGELLSAP from the coding sequence ATGCGCATCCGAATCGTCGACGCCTTCACCGACCGCCCCTTCGGCGGCAACCCCGCCGGGGTCCTGCTCCTCGAAGGCGGGTTCCCCCCGGACGCCTGGCTCCAGCAGGTCGCCGCCGAGGTCAACCTCTCCGAGACCGCCTTCGCCCATCCGCTCCCGCCCGACGGCGAGGCGGACTGGGCGCTGCGCTGGTTCACCCCGGCCGCCGAGGTCGACATGTGCGGCCACGCGACCCTGGCCACGGCCCATGTCCTGGCCACCGGCGGCCTCGCGACGGGGACGGTCCGCTTCTCGGCGCGCTGCGGAATCCTGAAGGTCACGGCCGCCGAGGACGGGTCCCTGGTCATGGACTTCCCGACCTCCTCGCTGACCGAGGTCGAGCCGGACGCCGCCGTGGAGCGCGCGCTGGGCGCCACGGCGAAGTCGGTCCACGACACCTCCGAGCACATCGGGGACCTCGTGGTGGAGCTGGCCGACGAGCGGGCCGTACGGGAGCTCACGCCGGACCATGCCGCCCTGCGCGGCTACTCCCGGCGCGGGATCATCGTGACCGCGGTGGCCGAAGACCCCTCCCGCGGCTACGACTTCGTCTCGCGCGGCTTCTTCCCCGCGGTCGGCATCGACGAGGACCCGGTCACCGGCAGCGCCCACACCGCCCTGGCCCCCTTCTGGGCGCGGCGGCTGGGCCGCACGGAGCTGGTCGGCCTCCAGGGCGGAGCCCGCACCGGCCTCGTCCGGGTGCGGCTGCTGGGCGACCGTACGCTGCTGATCGGGCGCGCGGTCACGGTCGTCGACGGCGAGCTGCTCAGCGCACCGTAG
- a CDS encoding CPBP family intramembrane glutamic endopeptidase produces the protein MLRSETLLVLALSLGASGVSALISFIGSLTKPGGLKDQAATLNGSYAPGRPWLDLAWQLFGIASALVPVLLVAHLLTREGAPGLKVLGFDRTRPWWDLGRGALVAAGIGSAGLAFYLGARATGFNLTVVPEALPDVWWKFPVLILSAVQNSVVEEVIVLAYLLRRLDQLGWSPMAALLASSVLRGSYHLYQGIGGFIGNVVMGVVFVLAYRRWGRVGPLVVAHALLDIVAFGGYALLAGKVGWLPTP, from the coding sequence ATGCTGCGCTCCGAGACGCTGCTCGTGCTCGCGCTGTCCCTGGGCGCGAGCGGCGTCTCGGCGCTGATCAGCTTCATCGGCTCGCTGACCAAGCCGGGCGGGCTCAAGGACCAGGCCGCCACGCTCAACGGCTCGTACGCCCCCGGGCGGCCGTGGCTGGACCTGGCCTGGCAGCTGTTCGGCATCGCGAGCGCCCTCGTCCCCGTCCTGCTCGTCGCGCACCTGCTCACCCGTGAGGGCGCACCCGGGCTGAAGGTGCTGGGCTTCGACCGCACCCGGCCCTGGTGGGACCTGGGCCGGGGCGCGCTCGTCGCCGCCGGCATCGGCAGCGCGGGACTGGCCTTCTACCTGGGGGCCCGGGCCACCGGCTTCAACCTCACGGTGGTGCCGGAGGCGCTGCCCGACGTGTGGTGGAAGTTCCCCGTGCTGATCCTCTCCGCGGTGCAGAACTCCGTGGTGGAGGAGGTCATCGTGCTGGCCTACCTGCTGCGCCGGCTCGACCAGCTCGGCTGGTCGCCGATGGCCGCGCTGCTCGCCAGCTCCGTGCTGCGCGGCTCCTACCACCTCTACCAGGGCATCGGCGGATTCATCGGCAACGTGGTGATGGGCGTGGTCTTCGTCCTCGCCTACCGCCGCTGGGGCCGGGTCGGCCCGCTCGTCGTCGCGCACGCGCTGCTCGACATCGTGGCCTTCGGCGGGTACGCCCTGCTGGCGGGCAAGGTGGGCTGGCTGCCCACCCCGTAG
- a CDS encoding glutamate-cysteine ligase family protein has product MGEKVVAGGFDLSDRQRYRRKLHECLEVLERLLEEKRFDRPKNMMGLEIELNLAGADGLPRMVNAQVLERIASNDFQTELGMFNLEVNVLPHRLGGRVFDQLAEELSAGLGYAHRQALEVDAGVVMIGILPTISRSDLVTANLSAVDRYSLLNEQILMMRGEDFVLDIEGVERLTWTSGSIVPEAACTSVQLHLQVTPARFADVWNAAQAVAAVQIAVGANSPFLFGRELWRESRPPLFQQATDTRPPELQAQGVRPRTWFGERWVDSAYELFAENVRYFPALLPICDEEEPLRVLAEGGVPSLQELVLHNGTVYRWNRPVYGVADGVPHLRVENRVLPAGPTVADVVANAAFYYGLVRTLADEQRPVWSRLPFAEAEANFDAACRYGIDARLRWPRRGRGGGLASVPAVRLVLEELLPMAAAGLDAWGIEPADRDHYLGIIEERCRRRVNGATWQVDTYHRALAGGLERDAALAATTRRYSELSHRGDPVHTWPVGLGSGAAAAGPEAAG; this is encoded by the coding sequence ATGGGGGAGAAGGTCGTGGCGGGCGGATTCGACCTGTCCGATCGGCAACGGTACCGGAGGAAGCTTCACGAGTGCCTGGAGGTACTGGAGCGACTTCTGGAGGAGAAGAGGTTCGATCGCCCCAAGAACATGATGGGGCTGGAGATCGAATTGAATCTCGCGGGTGCCGACGGGTTGCCGAGAATGGTGAATGCGCAGGTCCTCGAACGTATTGCGAGCAACGATTTCCAGACTGAACTGGGAATGTTCAACCTGGAGGTGAACGTCCTCCCGCACCGGCTCGGCGGTCGGGTATTCGACCAGCTCGCCGAGGAGCTGAGCGCGGGTCTCGGCTATGCCCACCGGCAGGCGCTGGAGGTCGACGCCGGGGTGGTCATGATCGGGATTCTGCCGACGATCTCCCGCAGCGACCTGGTCACCGCCAACCTCTCGGCGGTGGACCGCTACTCCCTGCTCAACGAGCAGATCCTGATGATGCGGGGCGAGGACTTCGTGCTCGACATCGAGGGGGTCGAGCGGCTCACCTGGACCTCCGGGTCGATCGTGCCGGAGGCCGCCTGCACCTCCGTACAACTGCACCTGCAGGTGACCCCGGCCCGGTTCGCGGACGTGTGGAACGCGGCCCAGGCGGTGGCGGCCGTACAGATAGCCGTCGGTGCCAACTCGCCCTTCCTGTTCGGGCGGGAGCTGTGGCGGGAGTCGCGGCCGCCGCTCTTCCAGCAGGCCACCGACACCCGGCCGCCCGAGCTCCAGGCGCAGGGGGTGCGCCCGCGCACCTGGTTCGGCGAGCGGTGGGTGGACTCGGCGTACGAGCTCTTCGCCGAGAACGTCCGCTACTTCCCGGCCCTGCTGCCGATCTGCGACGAGGAGGAGCCGCTGCGGGTGCTCGCCGAGGGCGGGGTGCCGAGCCTGCAGGAGCTGGTGCTGCACAACGGCACCGTCTACCGCTGGAACCGGCCCGTCTACGGGGTCGCCGACGGGGTGCCGCACCTGCGCGTGGAGAACAGGGTCCTGCCCGCCGGCCCGACGGTGGCCGACGTCGTCGCCAACGCGGCCTTCTACTACGGGCTCGTACGGACGCTCGCGGACGAGCAGCGCCCGGTCTGGAGCCGGCTGCCCTTCGCGGAGGCGGAGGCCAACTTCGACGCGGCTTGCCGCTACGGCATCGACGCCCGGCTGCGCTGGCCGCGCCGGGGCCGGGGCGGGGGACTGGCGAGCGTGCCCGCGGTCCGGCTGGTGCTGGAGGAACTGCTGCCGATGGCGGCCGCCGGACTGGACGCGTGGGGCATCGAACCCGCCGACCGGGACCACTACCTCGGCATCATCGAGGAGCGGTGCCGGCGCCGGGTGAACGGAGCCACCTGGCAGGTGGACACGTACCACCGGGCCCTCGCGGGCGGTCTGGAGCGGGACGCGGCGCTGGCCGCGACCACGCGCCGCTACAGCGAGCTGAGTCACCGGGGCGATCCCGTGCACACCTGGCCGGTGGGCCTGGGGAGTGGCGCCGCGGCGGCCGGTCCGGAGGCCGCCGGCTGA
- a CDS encoding DUF5999 family protein: MCQHKPACPSADSADREAAHPVAVHPEQGWSLLCNGVLLFEDTGELLPDGQIIAPHRALAATQVMKAA; the protein is encoded by the coding sequence ATGTGCCAGCACAAGCCAGCGTGCCCGTCCGCCGACTCCGCCGACCGGGAGGCCGCGCACCCCGTGGCCGTTCACCCGGAACAGGGCTGGAGCCTGCTGTGCAACGGCGTCCTGCTCTTCGAGGACACCGGTGAGCTGCTGCCGGACGGCCAGATCATCGCCCCGCACCGCGCGCTCGCGGCGACTCAGGTGATGAAGGCGGCCTAG